A single Mastomys coucha isolate ucsf_1 chromosome X, UCSF_Mcou_1, whole genome shotgun sequence DNA region contains:
- the LOC116093821 gene encoding uncharacterized protein CXorf49-like translates to MHRGEMSSGDSNTRAPQVPANSQLVALSQGGTSPRASAPYGDQNPSVVPPLPVGEKQHQAPGILGCQQCPLLEKEAYRLRKQLAAMQALNKRFQNL, encoded by the exons ATGCATCGTGGAGAAATGAGCAGTGGAGACTCCAACACCAGAGCACCTCAAGTTCCAGCAAATTCCCAGCTTGTGGCCCTGAGCCAGGGAGGCACCAGCCCCAGAGCATCTGCACCTTATG gtGACCAAAATCCATCTGTGGTCCCACCACTCCCTGTTGGGGAGAAGCAGCATCAAGCACCAGGGATACTGGGATGTCAACAG TGTCCTTTGCTAGAGAAAGAAGCATACAGGCTGAGAAAACAACTAG CGGCCATGCAGGCCCTCAACAAAAGGTTCCAGAATCTTTGA